Proteins encoded within one genomic window of Panicum virgatum strain AP13 chromosome 1N, P.virgatum_v5, whole genome shotgun sequence:
- the LOC120653941 gene encoding probable LRR receptor-like serine/threonine-protein kinase At3g47570, whose product MFSCSLPLATSDDTDTDRQALLCFKYQIYDPTGALSSWSNTSLNFCNWSGVSCSTRTPLRVTALNLSSLGLGGSIPPCIGNLSSIASLDLLSNFFRGSIPTELGRLSQIIYLNLSINSIGNIPSLLGSSPSLVNVDLGANQLTGGIPEFLANSSSLQVLRLMQNSLTGKIPPSFLNSTTLTTIYLQSNNLVGSIPPVTATAAPIKILSLAQNRLTGEIPASLGNLSSLIRLSLAVNNLVGSIPESLSSIPSLERLILSINHLSGSVPQSIFNISSLKFLEMANNSLTAQLPPNIGYMLPNLQSLILSTTRMSGHIPASLLNASKLEMIYLSGTGLTGEVPSFGSLSNLRELDLSYNHLEAGDWSFLSSLSNCTQLKRLFLDGNGMHGRLPSSIGNLPSYLEWLWLNENKFSGTIPLEIGNLRSLRMLHMDLNLFTGSIPPTIGNLSNLLVLSFAQNDLSGNVPDSIGKLAQINEFYLDGNNFIGGIPASLGQWRQLEQLDLSHNLFDGSIPSELFNISSLSLNLDLSHNFFTGQIPVKIGSLINLGSISISNNRLTGGIPSTLGMCVLLENIRDMDLSCNKLSGKIPEFLASLISLQGLNLSFNDFEGPIPSSVILGNSSRVSLQGNPRLCANALGSSLPLCPGLGMKGKNKSILLKIVIPIVVSAVTISLLCLVAILVRRRKEHNLQHSSVHLEKITYEDIAKATNGFSPVNMVGLGSFGAVYKGILPFGNDPVAIKVFNLNQYGAPKSFIAECQALRNTRHRNLVKIITSCSMIDKTGFDFKALIFQYMPNGSLERWVHPDKHGYDSQRFLSLGERINIALDIAYALDYLHNQCTTPVVHCDLKPTVHPNGLNVLLDLDMTANVSDFGLARFMCATSTAAPANSTSFSKLKGSIGYIAPEYGMGGQISMKGDVYSYGVILLEMFTGKCPTDEKFIDGMSLHKHVATEFPHGVAEILDPIMLQNDLDRGNSEMVQSCALPMLKLGLLCSMTSPQDRLGMTQVCAAILDIKHAFLELRSAESQV is encoded by the exons ATGTTCTCATGCTCATTGCCATTAGCAACAAGTGATGATACTGATACAGATCGGCAAGCCCTCCTCTGCTTCAAGTATCAAATCTATGATCCTACTGGAGCCTTAAGCTCTTGGAGCAACACATCCCTTAACTTCTGCAATTGGAGCGGAGTTTCATGCAGCACACGGACTCCATTGCGAGTAACAGCACTAAACCTCAGCTCTCTAGGCCTTGGTGGCTCAATACCACCTTGCATAGGCAACCTGAGCTCCATTGCAAGCCTTGATTTGTTGAGCAATTTCTTTCGCGGAAGTATCCCGACTGAGCTCGGACGACTGAGCCAAATCATCTACCTCAACCTGAGCATCAACTCTATTG GTAACATACCATCATTGTTGGGCAGCAGCCCATCCCTTGTCAACGTCGATCTTGGGGCCAATCAGCTAACAGGAGGAATACCAGAGTTCTTGGCTAATAGCTCATCTCTTCAAGTTCTTAGGCTCATGCAAAATAGCCTTACTGGAAAGATCCCTCCATCATTCTTGAATAGCACAACTCTGACTACAATTTACCTCCAGAGTAACAATTTAGTTGGTTCCATACCACCAGTTACAGCAACTGCTGCACCTATTAAAATACTGAGTCTAGCCCAAAATAGACTTACTGGTGAGATACCGGCCTCATTGGGCAACCTTTCATCCCTGATTCGTCTATCACTTGCTGTAAACAATTTGGTAGGAAGCATCCCAGAGAGCCTAAGTAGCATTCCTTCTTTGGAGAGGCTGATTCTCTCGATCAACCACCTCTCTGGATCAGTACCCCAGTCAATTTTCAACATTTCATCTTTGAAATTTCTCGAAATGGCCAATAACTCACTCACCGCACAACTTCCACCAAACATTGGTTACATGCTTCCAAACCTTCAGAGCTTAATCTTATCAACAACACGCATGAGTGGACACATCCCGGCTTCTCTTCTCAATGCATCCAAGCTAGAAATGATTTATCTTTCAGGTACTGGACTCACGGGAGAAGTGCCATCCTTTGGGTCCTTGTCAAACCTGCGGGAGCTTGACCTTTCATATAACCACCTTGAAGCAGGTGACTGgagctttctctcatccctttcaAACTGCACTCAATTGAAAAGATTGTTCTTGGATGGGAATGGTATGCACGGAAGATTGCCGAGTTCTATTGGCAATCTCCCCTCGTATCTCGAGTGGCTGTGGCTCAATGAAAACAAATTTTCTGGAACAATTCCATTGGAGATAGGAAATCTTAGGAGCCTCAGAATGCTGCATATGGATTTGAACCTGTTCACTGGCAGTATCCCACCTACCATAGGAAATCTAAGCAATTTGTTGGTTCTAAGCTTTGCACAAAATGACCTCTCTGGAAATGTTCCTGACTCCATTGGAAAACTTGCACAAATAAATGAGTTTTATCTAGATGGGAACAACTTCATTGGGGGCATACCTGCAAGTTTGGGACAATGGAGACAGTTAGAGCAGCTGGATCTGTCTCATAATTTGTTTGATGGAAGCATACCAAGTGAACTCTTCAATATTTCATCACTTTCACTAAACTTAGACTTGTCACACAATTTCTTTACTGGGCAGATACCAGTGAAGATTGGCAGCCTCATTAATCTTGGAAGCATTAGTATTTCCAACAACCGCTTGACTGGTGGCATTCCATCCACCCTAGGGATGTGCGTGCTTTTGGAA aacatcagGGACATGGATCTCTCTTGCAACAAGTTGTCAGGGAAAATTCCGGAGTTCCTGGCCTCGTTAATTTCTTTGCAGGGACTCAACCTTTCATTCAATGATTTCGAAGGACCAATACCATCAAGTGTTATCCTTGGCAATTCTAGCAGGGTTTCCCTGCAAGGAAACCCCAGGTTATGTGCAAATGCTCTAGGGTCAAGCCTGCCCCTTTGTCCAGGATTGGGAATGAAGGGAAAAAACAAGTCTATTCTTTTGAAGATTGTGATCCCAATTGTAGTGTCTGCTGTAACAATTTCGTTATTATGTTTAGTTGCTATTCTTGTCAGGAGAAGGAAAGAGCATAATTTGCAACATTCCAGTGTGCACCTAGAGAAAATAACATATGAAGACATTGCCAAGGCCACTAATGGGTTCTCTCCAGTTAACATGGTTGGCTTGGGATCCTTTGGAGCTGTTTACAAAGGAATTTTGCCGTTCGGGAATGATCCAGTTGCCATTAAGGTTTTCAACCTCAACCAGTATGGAGCACCCAAAAGTTTCATTGCAGAGTGCCAAGCATTAAGAAATACTCGCCATCGGAATCTTGTCAAAATCATTACTTCATGCTCCATGATTGATAAAACTGGCTTCGATTTCAAGGCACTTATTTTTCAGTATATGCCTAATGGGAGCCTCGAAAGGTGGGTACACCCAGACAAACATGGGTATGATAGCCAAAGATTCCTAAGTTTGGGAGAAAGGATCAACATAGCCCTGGACATTGCATATGCTTTAGACTATCTCCATAACCAATGTACAACTCCAGTAGTACATTGTGACCTGAAGCCAA CAGTGCATCCGAACGGGCTGAATGTCCTTTTAGATCTTGACATGACTGCAAATGTCAGCGACTTTGGGTTAGCAAGATTTATGTGTGCTACTTCAACTGCAGCACCAGCTAACTCTACAAGTTTTTCGAAGCTAAAAGGATCAATTGGATATATTGCACCAG AGTATGGCATGGGCGGACAGATATCAATGAAGGGTGATGTGTACAGCTATGGGGTTATTCTGTTAGAGATGTTTACTGGAAAGTGCCCTACTGATGAGAAATTCATAGATGGCATGAGCCTACACAAACACGTCGCTACAGAATTTCCCCATGGGGTAGCTGAGATTTTAGACCCCATTATGCTACAGAATGACCTGGACAGAGGAAATTCAGAAATGGTGCAGAGCTGCGCTCTCCCAATGCTAAAGTTGGGCCTCTTATGCTCCATGACATCACCGCAAGATCGACTAGGAATGACGCAAGTTTGTGCTGCAATACTTGACATCAAGCACGCATTCCTCGAGCTTCGCAGTGCGGAGAGTCAAGTGTGA